The stretch of DNA GCCGGCCGCGGCCACGATGATGTCCGCCTTCAGCGTGTGGAACGCCAGGTCGCGGGTGCCGGTGTGGCACAGCGTCACGGTCGCGTTCTCGCTGCGCCGGGTCAGCAGCAGGCCCAGCGGCCGGCCCACGGTGATGCCGCGGCCGACGATCACCACCTCGGCCCCGGCGATCGCCACGTCGTGCCGGCGCAGCAGCTCCACGATGCCCAGCGGGGTGCACGGCAGCGGCGCCGGGGCGCCGAGCACGAGCCGGCCCAGGTTGGTCGGGTGCAGGCCGTCGGCGTCCTTGTCCGGGTCGACCAGCTCCAGGATCGCGTTCTCGTCGATGCCCTTGGGCAGCGGCAACTGCACGATGTAGCCGGTGCAGGCCGGGTCCTCGTTCAGCTCGGCCACGGCCTCGGCGACCTGCGCCTGGGACGCGGTCGCGGGCAGCTGGCGCTGGATCGAGGCGATGCCCACCTGCGCGCAGTCGCGGTGCTTGCTGCGCACGTAGGAGGCGGACGCCGGGTCGTCGCCGACCAGCAGGGTGGCCAGGCCCGGCTCGACGCCGCGGGCCTTGAGCGCCTCCACGCGCGCCGACAGCTCGCTCTTGATGGCGGCGGCGGTGGCCTTGCCGTCCAGGATCTGTGCCGACTGGGAAGGCTGTGCGGTGTGAGACATCTGTCATCGCCTCCTTAGTGGGTGAAGTGCCGGGTGCCGGTCATGTACATGGTGACGCCGGCCTTGCGCGCCGCCTCGACGACCAGCTCGTCGCGGACCGAGCCGCCGGGCTGGACCACGGCCTTGACCCCGGCCTCGGCCAGGACCTCGAAGCCGTCGGGGAACGGGAAGTAGGCGTCGGAGGCGGCGACGGAGCCGTGCGCCTTGTCGCCGGCCCGCTGGACCGCCAGCTTGGCCGAGTCCACCCGGTTGACCTGGCCCATGCCGACGCCGACCGAGGCGCCGCCGGAGGCCAGCAGGATCGCGTTGGACTTCACCGAGCGGATCGCCCGCCAGGCGAAGACCAGGTCGGCGAAGGTCTGCTCGTCGGCCGGCTCGCCGCTGGCCAGCGTCCAGGTCGCCGGGTCGTCGCCCTCGGCCTGGTACAGGTCGCCGTCCTGCAGCAGCAGGCCGCCGCAGATCTGGCGGAACTCCAGCTTGCGGCGGTTGCGGGAGGCGGTCTTCAGGATGCGGATGTTCTTCTTGGTCTTCAGCGCCTCCAGCGCCTCCGGCTCGTAGTCCGGGGCGCAGATGACCTCGGTGAAGACCTCGTTGACCTGCAGCGCCATCGCGTGGGTGACGGTGCGGTTGGCGGCGATGATGCCGCCGAAGGCCGAGACCGGGTCGCACTCGTTGGCCAGCCGGTGGGCCTCGGCGATGTCGCCGGCCGCGCTGACCGCGATGCCGCAGGGGTTGGCGTGCTTGATGATCGCGACGCAGGCCTCGTCGAAGTCGTGGGCCGAGCGGATGGCCGCGTCGGTGTCCACGTAGTTGTTGTAGGACATCTCCTTGCCGTGCAGCTGCTCGGCGGTGGCCAGCGTGTCCTGCTCGCCGTCGTTGATGTAGAGCGCGGCGCCCTGGTGCGGGTTCTCGCCGTAGCGGAGCACGGCCTTGCGCTCGTAGGTGTTCGCGACGAAGTCGGGGAAGCGGGACTCGCCGTCGGGCGCGTAGGCCGCGGCGAACCAGCCGGCGACGGCGGCGTCGTACTCGGCGGTGTGCGCGAAGGCCTCGGCGGCCAGGCGCTTGCGCTGGGCGAAGGTGAAGCCGCCGCCGGCCACCGCGGTCAGCACGGCGCCGTAGTTGGCCGGGTTCACCACGACCGCGACGCTCGGGTGGTTCTTGGCCGCAGCGCGGACCATCGAGGGTCCGCCGATGTCGATCTGCTCGACGCACTCGTCGGGGGTGGCGCCGGAG from Catenulispora sp. GP43 encodes:
- a CDS encoding bifunctional methylenetetrahydrofolate dehydrogenase/methenyltetrahydrofolate cyclohydrolase, with the protein product MSHTAQPSQSAQILDGKATAAAIKSELSARVEALKARGVEPGLATLLVGDDPASASYVRSKHRDCAQVGIASIQRQLPATASQAQVAEAVAELNEDPACTGYIVQLPLPKGIDENAILELVDPDKDADGLHPTNLGRLVLGAPAPLPCTPLGIVELLRRHDVAIAGAEVVIVGRGITVGRPLGLLLTRRSENATVTLCHTGTRDLAFHTLKADIIVAAAGVPNLITADLVKPGAAVLDVGVSRGEGGLAGDVADDVRDVAGWVSPNPGGVGPMTRAMLLNNVVEIAERQL
- the purH gene encoding bifunctional phosphoribosylaminoimidazolecarboxamide formyltransferase/IMP cyclohydrolase, which codes for MSTTEDIRPIKRALVSVYDKTGLEDLARGLHAAGVALVSTGNSARLIRSLDIPVTEVAELTGFPECLDGRVKTLHPKVHAGILADLRLEDHRKQLDELGVEPFDLVVVNLYPFTQTVASGATPDECVEQIDIGGPSMVRAAAKNHPSVAVVVNPANYGAVLTAVAGGGFTFAQRKRLAAEAFAHTAEYDAAVAGWFAAAYAPDGESRFPDFVANTYERKAVLRYGENPHQGAALYINDGEQDTLATAEQLHGKEMSYNNYVDTDAAIRSAHDFDEACVAIIKHANPCGIAVSAAGDIAEAHRLANECDPVSAFGGIIAANRTVTHAMALQVNEVFTEVICAPDYEPEALEALKTKKNIRILKTASRNRRKLEFRQICGGLLLQDGDLYQAEGDDPATWTLASGEPADEQTFADLVFAWRAIRSVKSNAILLASGGASVGVGMGQVNRVDSAKLAVQRAGDKAHGSVAASDAYFPFPDGFEVLAEAGVKAVVQPGGSVRDELVVEAARKAGVTMYMTGTRHFTH